The nucleotide sequence ACTGCACTGCTGCGGCCCCGTAGTGTGCGATGTCAAAAGATAAACCCCAGAAAACAGTGCAGATCTCACATACGGAAGACTACCTTGTTTGCTTTAATCAACAAGTTACCTCACAAGAAGAAGCAAGATTCTCTGTACTATCTGCTTTAAAATCTAGATATTTGACCCATCATATTAGCAAGGCATAAGGATTATAATACACTATACTTCAATTAATCTATTTGTATATAGATTACTGTAATATCGTGAATTTCATATGGTTCTTAAgggactgttttgttttcagttgtgAATCTGTTGTGATGTTCACTGCAGgaagacaaataaaaactaCTGAGCCTTTGGcagtttcaaacaaacatcaagcATCAGTAAAGAGAGATTTAAATAAGTGTAGTCCtgttaaaatatggtaacatataaaataaaataaaacaatatagttatttatatacatatatactgtacatacatgtaTGGACCaaaacattctgcagtgcattttttgaatttgcatctggggtgaatgtaaacagcagcaaccagatgataacaTGATTTCATCTTCACAGTCCGACACCCGGGAAACCACCtcctcttattattattatattataggaGATCATAGAATAGTCTAAATGTGTGTGCTTCGGTTAAAGAGATCCAGCAATTTGGGTAATTTTATAGTTTTCCTAAAACTAATAAGATAATATGATATataattttcatatttttaaaaaatcactaAAATCCGTTTGTTTGACAACATTTAGATTTAACTGTAGGTAACCATAGCAACAGTAGCTGCATCTGCACTTCAGGCCATTTCTCTCTGGTTGTAAAACTGAATATAGCTCAACACTAACGCTAAACTGAACTCACtctcaagaaaagaaaaatggaacAAGTGGCTGACCGATGGACAGTTTGGTTTCAGGTAAGTAAAATTATATAATACTGCACTTTCAGAGTTATCTTGACATGAAATAAGTTAGCTAATTAAGTTAGCGTTAGCTAAGTTAGTTAGCCTAATTAACTCAGAGCTGAGCAAACTGGGAAACCTGCCGTGTCATTAGCATTCATAATGTTGTTACTACAAATGGAAATTTGTTAATAATTTCAGAATTTGCACATTTCcacagcactttgtgtttattattttcagactNNNNNNNNNNNNNNNNNNNNNNNNNNNNNNNNNNNNNNNNNNNNNNNNNNNNNNNNNNNNNNNNNNNNNNNNNNNNNNNNNNNNNNNNNNNNNNNNNNNNGAAGAGATGTTTTGTACCACATTCCAAACTACCCCTCACCCATTGTGAGGGGTATCTGATCATGCAGAGACCCCCTGTTTCTGCACctctccaaaaaacacacacatcaggtctagtttaataaatgataaaccaaCATATAAACTTCTACCTATAAAATACATCAGAGATCAATATAACAGAACACAATAATTTTGGTTACCCTGAGTAATACAAAAATCATACTATCATAATCTCTCTAGTCCCCCTTTTGGTCTCATGAAAATGAGACCAATCAACAACTATCAGCCCATAATTACACTGGGGAGTCCTCTCCTCCGTTTCCCTCTCCCAGCCATGCCATTACCTCCGCCTTGACCATTTGATAGGGAGGTGGAGCATTCTTTTTCTCCACCGCTGCAACTGTTGCACGCTCGCAGAGGGACCTGATACAAGGaatacaacaacaaccacacaaTCCCACGCACGCAATAGTTATACTCACGTGGTCTGCTGGTTGTTCGGTACCCCTGCCTCTCAGAGCGTCCTCCTACCATAATTTTGGTACCACAATCATACATGCAATTAATGAAACAATACACACAAACCATCCCCTTTGGAAGAGCCCCTTGTCTGGGATGTACATCATTCTGAAAAACAATATCACACAAGAttataatagaaaataaaacggcacacaaaataaatgaatcaaaGATATAAGTAAAAGCAAGCTAAATCCTTCAAGAATTCTGGGACTGTCCTCTCATATGTATCTTGGCAAAACCTTTCCCAGGAGAGTACTTATACCCCGCTCATCTGCTCACCAGAACCTCTTCCGCTATAAGTTAAAGGTAATGAATCAAAAAATGAATCAAAGGAAACAGATTAAAGTGAGATTCAATGTGTCTCTGAGTTCATTGAGTCTCTCTTATCTGTTCGAGGGTCCTAGTAGGAGGATCTGTTGTTGCACACTGGCTCCAATGGTACCAGGTTTCTCCTTTCCCGTGCAGCTTCACTGCATGCAAAGTCCTCTATGTCACCTGGTAGGGTCCTGTCCACCTTGGCTCAGACCACTTCCGCTTGATCACCTTCAGTAAAACCCACTCCGTGGATGGCGATGTCCCTTCGTCCGACACCCCTTTGCTGCTGCAACCTGTTTGGAGAAAGCTGACACCAATGCTGTTAGTTGATCATAATAAGGTTTATACCTTACTGGGCTTTCATCTGCTTCCTCAGTGAGCAGTCCAGCTCGCGGTCCCGGGAACTGTTGTCCTGTCATTAACTCATAAGGAGTAAACCCTGTCATTGAATTAATTGAGCTGCGGATGGACAATTGGTAGAGCTTCTACCCAGCTCAGTTTAgtttgtgcacacacaaattTTTGCTTTGATGTTTTGATTCATCCTTTCCACTTTCCCTTGAGATTGAGGATGATACACGGTACCAAATGCATGTTTCAGGCCTAATGCTTTCTCTACAGCCTGCAggtatttgtttttgaaatgtgtgcCATTGTCTGACCTTACTCTTGTACTGAATAATGAGATATTTCACCATCATTCTTGCATCGTCTGATTTGCAGGTACTGCTTCTGGCCAGCCAGTGTATGCATCCACTGCTACCTACAGATACCTGTACCCATTCACCCTTTCCAACATGTCTGTGTAGTCAATAATTTCTTTCCCTGGCATTTTTGGTAAGGGAAATTTACCCTCATGCGGTTTTATTGTTGGTCGAACATTGTATCCAGTACATATGTGACACTCTCTGATATAGTTCTCAATCATAGCTGGTAGAAATGGGTGCCACCAGTGGATTAAATGTCTTTGCATTGGTGTTTTTCCACAATGCGTCAACCTATCAGTCCTGGCGGTAACACTGGTCTCCCATCCGGAGACCTCCACATCCCATTCTGACCAATCACTGCGCCTCTTTCCGTCCACACAGTCCATTCCTGTGGAGACGCTTTCTGCTGTTCAATTATTAACATATTTAGATCACACGAAGGTAGCAAGTCATACAGTTTTCTCTGCTTGCATCATCATGTAGCTGGTAGTATACCCTGCTGTTCTTTTAGCTGCCTCATCTGCTGCCTGATTTCCCTTGGCTATGGTGCTATCTGCCCTATCATGACCTTTACACTTCATGACGGCTAGCGCTGTTGGCTTCATTAGCACTTCTGCAAGTCTCTTAACATCCTTCTCATGTTTGATGGGTGTTTTAGCTGCTAAGAACCCTGATCTGATCCACTGACTCAACTCCACCTGAATTGCTCCTACCACATATACTGAGTCTGTGTATTTGTTCACTCTCTTCCCTTGTGACCATTCTAAAGCTGCTATCATAGCTTGTAGTTCggcttctctttctgtctgtctcaccacTGCATATGCTGCTTTCAGTCCCTCCGTAGGATGCCTGTGGCAACACCCATCTGTGAACAGTGTTTCCTCTGGGTCTTTCAGGGGAGCTGCTTGCAAATCTTCTCTAACCTTCACATCTTTCTGCACTCTTTCCTCACATCTGTGTGGTTCTCCCACTCCCATGTTGTCTGCCATGCTGATGCCTTCATGTGTAAATGTTGGGTGCTGTTAAAATCTTCTCCAGCCTAATTTGCCTGAGTGACGTCATGGTGAATGCTGTTGAACTAACAAATGTGACAATGCTGTGTGTCGTCAGTACTGTCACTGGATGACCCATCACTATCGCCACTCCTGCTGCATGTCTTGTGCACGGAGGATGTCTGTCTTCAGGTGGATCTAGAGTTATGCTGGCATACATCAGCACCTGTCTACCTCACACTTTTTTCTGAAAAAGCACCCCAATTACTGTGTGTGATTTTTCAGAAACATCTGGAAAAAATGGTAACTGGTAGTACGGTATTGCCAGGGCAGCAGTACTGGTTAGGGCCTGTTTCAAAGCAATAAAACTGGCTTTGGCTTCAGTGGTCCAATTCAATCGGGCAGAGAGATTTCTCATGCCTTGCTCATTAACCAGGGCCCTGAGAGGGTGAGTTAATTCGCCATATGATGCCACGAACTGCCTGCTGTACCCTGTCAAGCCTAGGAAAGACGACATGTTTTTCACAATGAGGGGTTTGGGATGGTGCAAAATAGATGACAGGTGTGAGGGTAACATCCCTGTACCTTGTCTGGAAATGATTCTTCCCAGAAATGAAACTTGCTGTCTACAACACTGCAACTTGGATCTGGAGACTTTAAAACCACAAGCAAAGAGCCTAGAGAGCACGGAATGAGTCGCAGTCAGGCAGGAATCAGAGTCTGAAGCAGCCAATAATATATAATCTACATACTGTATCAAAATTACTCCGTCAGGGAGCTCAAGATCTGACGGCTGCTGTTTCAAAATCTGGTTGAATAGACCAGGAGAAAGTATGAAACCCTGTGGCACTCGAGTGTAATGAAACTGAGTAAGCTGGAaggtaaaagagaaaatatctcTAAGATGGTCAGCGAGTGGCAGACAGAAGAATGCATTGGCCAAGTCCATACATGTAAACCACTGGTGTTGTGGTGACAGAACAGACATTGCAGTATATGGATTAGGCACAGGTACTGTTGGAGTGGAAACAATCGCATTAATCCTACGTAAATCATGAGCCATGTGATATTTGCCAGTGTTCTGCTTCTATACTGGCAAGATAGGTGTGTTCGACTGTGACTGAGATTCCTCCAACACCCCTGCTGCTAACAGTCCCTCAATAATGTCTGCTATTCCCTCCTCAGCTTGTTGCTTATATGGATACCGTTTCTGCCAGATAGGCGTGCAATCcgagaggtcaaaggtcacagttTGCACATAAATGCAGTGCCCTACATCTGTAGGGCCTGCTGACCATAATGCAGATGAGAGCGAATTTAACATCGCCTCTGCATCTTGATGGTCTGTTCTTTCCCTACCATAGAACCTCTCAATTTGTCTGTGTTCCAAAGTAACCTGATCTGTAGTGGCCTTAACAATTTTGTAAGCCTTTtcagaagaagaataaaaaacataGGGTAACTGGGTAGAAACCCAGTCGGATATCGACTCCATGCGCTTACACATAGGGCCCAAATCCTTAGCCTGATGGTCTGAACTTATAGCTAAAGTGATATGGGGTACAGCTTCACCCTGCAATTTATACCATGTCATCTGTTCCTCAGTGAATTCAACAACCGCAGCCATGCCTTCTTTTCCCACCAAGATATAACTAGAATTAATATCCCACTTGAGGTCGATGATTTCATTGAAGAATGTCTACTGATAAATTTCATCCCTATCATAGAAAAGGGTCACATGGAGAGGGTCCAAAGGAGGGGAGTAGGGGTGTAGCTTTAGGATCCAAGGTCTCCAGTCTCGATACAGGTGCTGTATTCCTCCAGCACATGCAGGATCAGTTGTCAGTAGGCCCCAATATATGTCGGCCCATATTCCTGTAGCTGTAGGAGACACATCTGCTGACAGCAACATCTGAGAAGTTGATTGCATTATAGAGATCGAGCAGTTCACAGTATAACCATTAGGAAAAGTCACCACCAGCCCTTGAGGTCCACACAAAATGGATGCACCACATTTGATAAGCACATCTCTTCCCATCAGATTTGCTGGGCATAAGGGAGAAGAAATATGAGTGCATAAAAGTCtgcttttgtctctttttagtCCCACCCTCAGAACCTGGTATGTTAGGATACTCATCTCTGATTTGCACTTGATTGGCTAATAATAACAAATTGACACCTGGGGCATGTTCAATCTATATTTTGCTACAGTTTTCGGATTGAATAGCATATTTCCTCGAAATGGTGTGAAAACGGTGTGCACTGGCCTTAGAAGTAAGTTCATTTCCTTTGGTAGTGTTTCAGAGGTGTTACCTAATCAGCAGCAGGCATAATAAAAAGGCAGTGAAGTGCACTTGCACAACAGTGTGTTTAAGGCACCACTGTTTCCACTTTAATACaaattttgctacattttgtcgGGGCTGAAGCGCCCCTGGTAGCAAACTTGTAAATCCCATTATGGTAAAGGCGTGCACCGGCATGTACTGTGCCTCTGATTGGATTTGTCTGACGTTTACCACGTAGCCCCTgctgaaaaaaagtttttgctGTTCTGCTGTCTTCTGCCAATTAGCTTGAAATTGTTAAGCCGTAATAATTTCTtctaaatgcagtccatttgtTCGCAGTAGCAAATCCATCATTCAttcatgaataaatattttgtatgtttattaTATCTGGTTCATTTGACTGAACAGAAAGGTCTGATGAATCAATGGTAGTCTACCCACTGATCCTTGTATAGGGAGATCTGATGCTATTGTTATGTTGAGTCATGGCCTTACTACCATTTCGAACACTATTTATTCTGTTCGAGGTGTGGCATTAAATTATAGCAAGTGAGCTGCCTTTGCATCTCCTCCATCTAGCAAAGTGGCTGGCTCATCTCAGTGGCTTACACTTTCACTGGATCTTGTTATGGTTAACAATCTCAagctaataaaaaaacaatttttttctcACCCACCCCAACTCTTCCTATACTGTGAATAAATGGACTGCGTTTGTGCTATGAATACAGTCAGCATGAGACAGTAGGACTGGAGACTGGTTTCTGCCTTAGGACCAAACTCATTATAGCAAGGgtaattgttgtgttttctcaTGCAGTGATTGGTGTGATGACTGGTGGTGTTTTGTTATCCTGAGGCCATTACTGCTGTTGCTTTGTCATCACCAAAGGGTGTCATCATTCAAAATCATAGGAAAGGCAGACACCTGCTTGTGTTTTTATAATAGAGCATGAGTATGAAGTTCTGCAGGCCTATAAACCTTCACACAAAATGCCATAATCTTTAAAGTTTTTTGTTATTGCATTTATGTGTAGAGGTTTATGATGTCAGATAGCacttttaaataagaaaaaaaatatcaggaatgatatatatctttttttactCAATCATTTTGACTTGAAAGTGATGACAGCTGTGTAACGGTATGGTGGCCAGTGAGTGAAGGGCAACACTGGGCAGCACTGATGTTGTCTGTTTATTGAGCGGCTTGGGTGGGCTCAAATTGTTTTTTACGAAATTAAATTTGAAATTAAAACTGGCACACCAGCatcaaaaacagcaacaacaaaaaaaatacccTCGGTTTATGAAGCAGATTGATCTCTTGCTGTTCTCAGAAACAACTGCTCGATGCTGGAGAGGACTGCATAAGCTGATGAAAATGAAGCCCATATCGGTGCCAAGAAAATCATATCCTGAACCCTTCTCCGTGGAAATCAAGTTAGTGAAAATGGCAAACTGAGGGTTATGTGTCACAGACTTAGGAAAAACAAACCGTGTGGATGTATTGCGTACATTATATTAGGGACACTAACTGAAAATTGTTTAGACAATAAGAATGCACATTGTGCAAAAGGAGCTTCAAGTCATTACCAGGTGGATGTCAGAACAAACTCATAttgtttttttggctgtatATTTACTGTCACAACCCCTTCGTTGTGACTCCCTGCTTAGTAATAGCTGGTATGTGTATTACTGtgggttttgtttattttcttccttttgGTTGAGTGGGGTGTGCTTTGGTTTTGGCTGTCTcttctcaccctctctctccagTCTGAGAAGTTGGCGTGGACCTGGGCTCTTGGCACTCCCCGCACCGATCTGCAATCAGCTCAACTTATCTCCATCCACAACTCACCAGCTCCATAACGACCGACTCCTCACATCTGGTCCCTGCCCAGTCATTGAGTCACTCTGTCCTGGCTGCCTACCTGTTCACTCGCTCCCAGCCACACCTGATCAGCCTCTGGACCCCGCTCACTCATTCTGCTCTCTGGGGACACACTCTGGGGAGTAGCCTACCTCCAAAAGCCCTGATTCATCCCACACCTTTTGAACAGTGTATAAACCGTTAAACTTACTGTAGGTCTGCATCCACGTTGCACcatattattttttgttaagtgtttatttttgtaatttaccacagcttgtgtaacagtgcaCCACTTACTATCCCAGGTTGTTTGTCTTTACATTATTAAAGTCTACAGCTAAGCATATGATAAGTAAACACACAGTCATAATTTAGTTTCAGTTACATTTAATTAGTTTGCATGTTTGAACATGGTTcaattgttttcctgtcttAATACTTACcactgtttttttcctttgttcaGTTCCACCATGTGTTCCACAGTTGTTTGCGGAGGGGCATttcctgtttcttgttttcaagtAGTAGGGTGGATGACATCCACAGGCCACACGTAGAGGGTTTCTTTCCTCATAGGAATGTATCTTTTGGCTGTTGTGGTTATTTTTAGTAAATGTGTAAGGATCTCTGACCTGTTTTCGAATCATTGGGAGAGAAGTAAACTGATAATCAAGTTCCCAATGTTAAGTGATTTCTTTATAGTAAGGTTGTGGAGTAGATCAACCTGCATTGGAATGGGATGGGCTGAAGCAGTTTGGGTGTGAATTAAACACCCTCTATAAACAGtgggatttgttttttttgtggggttttttgctGCCAAGGGGGAAAGAGGTGAGCCTGTGTTAGCGACAAACACCTGCCTTTGTGTTAGCGTTGCTATGAGTTGAGTGAGTTATTTTCCTTAagtccttttgtttgtttgagttaTCTGTGTACTGCAGACCACTTTAGATAAAATTATCACATCGGGGAACACATGATGTCTGTGTCTGCCTACTTACCACCTTCCTAGCCACTCTGGCCAGGATACACCACAACGTCTCTGTCTGCTTTTAGGTTCTGGTCTAAATTTCTGACGTTGACCATACTTCCACAGTACATCATTTATAGCACTGGGTTTGTCAGACTCTAGGAGCAAAATCTCCGGactgaaagagacacaaaataacaacaaatgatGAGTCAGCGTAGTCATTTGccatctctttgtggttgttttctgTCACTTTGTGGTCATAATGGTCTGGAGCATGTGTAAGTCTTTTGTGGTCAATCTGTGTCTTatttggtcattttgtgtcatgTGATTGACTTCCCAACAAGAACTTCCAAATAAAGGGGATGAGGGCTGAGCTGCCTGTGTCAGAGGAAAGACTGGCATAAATGGCTAGAGAGTAAAAGTCCTCTGCTTCTATCATGGTTTAATTGGGGGCACAAATGTAGTAAGTAATTTAAGTAATTGTCTTGCTATTTCATTGATTAGAGGTATGAGGGGTTGTCCCTATAATTAAGTGATTATCATGTAAATGTCTTGTAATTCCGGCTTTATCCGGGGGGTTAAAAAAAATGGTTGATACTTGGATTCCTGCCATTTGACATTTGGATAAGCAGTAATGCTGAATCTGAATGAATCTTTCCACTGTGAAAAgccaaaaaaaaccaacaacaacgGTGCTGCTTTCACCCTCCTTGCATACCAATTTATTGACAACAGTTTGTTGGTACTTCTCTTTAAATAGTTAcaagaaaatgtttgaaaagAAAGGTTGCAAAAGCAATTAACATTGCCTTTTTAACCTTCCAAAGGAAACAGGACCCTCCAAAGATAGACTGCCAATTATCAATGATACATTCATGAGACAAGTCCTTCCATTTCAAGCATTGGAAAGACATCCTGTGTCTCCTATGGTTAAAATCAAACTGttgaaacacacagcaacaacggCATCACAGCATTACAAACCAAACAGTcagatacatacagtataatgttATTTTGTTCCACACCATCTTTACTATATACACTGCTTTAATAGTGCTCCACTGCTCAATAAAATTCTCATTCACAAAAATCATGCAACGACACATCAAACCGTTTTTCTGCCACAATATAGattacaacatttaaaaagtgacaAACTGCAGTATGAATATGATGCTTAACAGATGGATTCCATCATACCGTTGATGCACaactatttataaatgatatTTCAAATCATAAAATGTTGAGGTGCAGAACCAAGGTTTACTGAACCGATGGCTGAACCATGTGATTAATGTTATTTTGCATGGCAGAAATAACATGGTGGACTAAAACTTATTGTTAGTTTGTAGCCCTTACGTTTATTGTAtttgatacaaaaaaaattctttttAGCTCAGTTTTTAAATGAGACATTGTTAGAGAAAATTCTTCAGAGGTACAGCAATGATTAATGAAGTTGCTAACCGGGCTTTCAGTCACTCATTATGTTTTCGTGATAATTAGCATGTTATTTGTTTCCATTGTTGAAGGTTGTCAAATTTACCAAGTCTAAAAATCACATTGACCAGATAACATTTTCAtctattacttttttttctcattttggtAAAAGGGTGACTCACATTGAACATGCATTGAATTCTCACCACTTATtcattttgtgttcatgtaGTGTTTGCTGAGGGAATAACAGCCGTAAGTGGTGGCAAGTGGCAGCTGGCTGTGTTCATAGATGACCAGTTGAATGCCCATCTCAGTGCACAGCCACAGTGACAGGCAGCATGTTTTGAAGTAAATCCCTTGATGACTGCAAGTGATGAGAGCTGTCCGGTGCCATCCTCAGACTCATGCTGCCGTCAGCCAGAGCAGGGGCAACTCTGAAACCCCTGTGGGATGGCCGAATGGCTACAATGAACTGCCTCTTAAATGTTTCACTTGATACAATGTAGATAAATGGGTTAATGCAGCTGTTGGCGTAGCCCATGCTGATAGCAATGTTGTAGGCATACAGGAAAGCAAAGCTGGGCCGCTGTACCCCAAGGTGGGCCAGCTGCAAGATGTAGTAGGGGGCCCAACAAGTGAAGAATGCTAGGCATATGGCCACTGCCATACGGGTCACCTTTCTTGTTCGCACCCTCAGGCTGCGCTGGGGCAGTGGGGCAACTGTAGCTGACATGTTTTGGAGAATCTTGAAGAAGACCCCGCAGATGACCACCCAAGGCAGAGCAAAGGCCAAGAAGAACTGGTAGAGGGTGAACCAGTAGGTGTCTGTGGCCGGGTTGGGCAGCAGGAGGGCACAGCCGACTGAGCCGTCCTTGAGGCGCATGAGTCCTGTGTACATCCAGACTGGAGTGATGGAGATCAGAGAAAACACCCACACCAGAGCTACTGCTGCCCCGGCCACCAAGGGAGTTCGTATGTTTTTGAAGCGGATGGGATGGACAGTGGCCAGGTAGCGATCCAGAGTCATTACAGTCAGGATGTATGTACTGACGATCTGGCTGTTGGAATCTAGTGCTGTGATGACAGTGCACATGGTGGCACCAAAGCACCAGGAGCCATTGCCCACGAGCTGGTGAATAAGAAAAGGCATgccgaggaggaagaggaggtctGCGATGGACAAACTGAAGATAAATATGTCTGGTACTGTTTGCTGGGAGCAGAACTTAGTCTTCTTCACAATGGTGTAGATTACAATACAGTTACCAAAGAT is from Micropterus dolomieu isolate WLL.071019.BEF.003 ecotype Adirondacks linkage group LG02, ASM2129224v1, whole genome shotgun sequence and encodes:
- the mchr1b gene encoding melanin-concentrating hormone receptor 1, with amino-acid sequence MDNISNSSFSTCTSPENLVEGGEQYNNVLMPSIFGVICFFGIFGNCIVIYTIVKKTKFCSQQTVPDIFIFSLSIADLLFLLGMPFLIHQLVGNGSWCFGATMCTVITALDSNSQIVSTYILTVMTLDRYLATVHPIRFKNIRTPLVAGAAVALVWVFSLISITPVWMYTGLMRLKDGSVGCALLLPNPATDTYWFTLYQFFLAFALPWVVICGVFFKILQNMSATVAPLPQRSLRVRTRKVTRMAVAICLAFFTCWAPYYILQLAHLGVQRPSFAFLYAYNIAISMGYANSCINPFIYIVSSETFKRQFIVAIRPSHRGFRVAPALADGSMSLRMAPDSSHHLQSSRDLLQNMLPVTVAVH